The following proteins are co-located in the Castor canadensis chromosome 5, mCasCan1.hap1v2, whole genome shotgun sequence genome:
- the Rbck1 gene encoding ranBP-type and C3HC4-type zinc finger-containing protein 1 isoform X1 produces the protein MDEKTKKAEEMALSLARAVAGGDEQAAMKYAIWLAEQRVPLRVQLKREVSPTQDIRLCVNVEDVQMHTVTIWLTVRPDMTVASLKDMVFVDYGFPPILQQWVIGQRLARDQETLHSHGVRRNGNSAFLYLLSASNTSLNPQELQRQRQLRMLEDLGFKDLTLQPRGPLEPVPAKPGAPQELGRGQPDAPPEHPPVGWQCPGCTFINKPTRPGCEMCCRARPETYQVPPSYQPDEEERARLASEEEALRQYQQRKQQQQEGNYLQHVQLDQRSLVLNTEPAECPVCYSVLAPGEAVVLRECLHTFCRDCLQGTIRNSREAEVSCPFIDNTYSCPGKLLEREIRALLPPEDYQRFLDLSVSLAETRSAFSYHCKTPDCKGWCFFEDDVNEFTCPVCFHVNCLLCKAIHEHMNCKEYQDDLALRAQNDVAARQTTEMLRVMLQQGEAMHCPQCRIVVQKKDGCDWIRCTVCHTEICWVTKGPRWGPGGPGDTSGGCRCRVNGIPCHPSCQNCH, from the exons ATGGACGAGAAGACCAAGAAAG CTGAGGAGATGGCCCTCAGCCTCGCAAGGGCAGTGGCCGGCGGGGATGAACAGGCAGCTATGAAGTATGCCATTTGGCTAGCAGAGCAGCGGGTGCCCCTTCGTGTGCAACTGAAGCGGGAGGTCTCCCCGACACAGGACATCAG GCTGTGTGTGAACGTGGAGGATGTCCAGATGCACACCGTCACCATCTGGCTCACAGTGCGCCCAGACATGACTGTGGCCTCCCTCAAGGACATG GTCTTTGTGGACTACGGCTTCCCCCCGATCCTGCAGCAGTGGGTGATTGGGCAACGGCTGGCACGAGACCAGGAGACCCTGCATTCCCATGGGGTGCGGCGGAATGGGAACAGTGCCTTCCTCTACCTGCTGTCAGCCAGCAATACCTCGCTCAATCCTCAGGAGCTGCAGCGCCAGCGGCAGCTGCGGATGCTGGAAG ATCTGGGCTTCAAGGACCTTACACTGCAGCCACGAGGCCCCCTGGAGCCAGTCCCTGCCAAGCCCGGGGCCCCTCAAGAGCTGGGACGGGGACAGCCAGATGCACCACCAGAGCACCCACCA GTGGGCTGGCAGTGCCCAGGATGCACCTTCATCAATAAGCCCACGAGGCCTGGCTGTGAGATGTGCTGCCGGGCGCGGCCGGAGACCTACCAGGTGCCGCCTTCATACCAGCCTGATGAGGAGGAGCGAGCGCGCCTGGCCAGCGAGGAGGAGGCACTGCGCCAGTACCAGCAG cggaagcagcagcagcaggaggggAACTACCTGCAGCATGTCCAGCTGGATCAGAGGAGCCTGGTGCTGAACACGGAGCCCGCTGAGTGCCCCGTGTGCTACTCGGTGTTGGCGCCCGGTGAGGCCGTGGTGCTGCGTGAGTGTCTGCACACCTTCTGCAG GGACTGCCTTCAGGGCACCATCCGCAACAGCCGGGAGGCGGAGGTCTCCTGCCCTTTCATCGACAACACCTACTCGTGCCCTGGCAAACTGCTGGAGAGGGAGATCCGGGCG CTTCTGCCCCCTGAGGACTACCAGCGCTTCCTGGACCTGAGCGTCTCCCTCGCGGAGACCCGCAGCGCTTTCAGCTACCACTGCAAGACCCCTGACTGCAAGGGCTGGTGCTTCTTTGAGGACGATGTCAATGAGTTCACCTGCCCCGTGTGCTTCCACGTCAACTGTCTGCTCTGCAAG GCCATCCACGAACACATGAACTGCAAGGAGTATCAGGACGACCTGGCCCTGCGGGCTCAGAATGATGTAGCTGCCCGGCAGACAACTGAGATGCTCAGG GTGATGCTGCAGCAGGGCGAGGCCATGCATTGCCCACAGTGCCGGATCGTGGTGCAGAAGAAGGATGGCTGTGACTGGATCCGCTGCACTGTCTGCCACACTGAGATCTGCTGGGTCACCAAGGGCCCACGCTGGGGCCCTGGG GGCCCAGGGGACACCAGTGGGGGCTGC
- the Rbck1 gene encoding ranBP-type and C3HC4-type zinc finger-containing protein 1 isoform X2 produces the protein MDEKTKKAEEMALSLARAVAGGDEQAAMKYAIWLAEQRVPLRVQLKREVSPTQDIRLCVNVEDVQMHTVTIWLTVRPDMTVASLKDMVFVDYGFPPILQQWVIGQRLARDQETLHSHGVRRNGNSAFLYLLSASNTSLNPQELQRQRQLRMLEDLGFKDLTLQPRGPLEPVPAKPGAPQELGRGQPDAPPEHPPVGWQCPGCTFINKPTRPGCEMCCRARPETYQVPPSYQPDEEERARLASEEEALRQYQQMRKGRCREAKQLTQGCTAHDRSPEMNLGILAPEPPPSLYPLLLWPVDCLQGTIRNSREAEVSCPFIDNTYSCPGKLLEREIRALLPPEDYQRFLDLSVSLAETRSAFSYHCKTPDCKGWCFFEDDVNEFTCPVCFHVNCLLCKAIHEHMNCKEYQDDLALRAQNDVAARQTTEMLRVMLQQGEAMHCPQCRIVVQKKDGCDWIRCTVCHTEICWVTKGPRWGPGGPGDTSGGCRCRVNGIPCHPSCQNCH, from the exons ATGGACGAGAAGACCAAGAAAG CTGAGGAGATGGCCCTCAGCCTCGCAAGGGCAGTGGCCGGCGGGGATGAACAGGCAGCTATGAAGTATGCCATTTGGCTAGCAGAGCAGCGGGTGCCCCTTCGTGTGCAACTGAAGCGGGAGGTCTCCCCGACACAGGACATCAG GCTGTGTGTGAACGTGGAGGATGTCCAGATGCACACCGTCACCATCTGGCTCACAGTGCGCCCAGACATGACTGTGGCCTCCCTCAAGGACATG GTCTTTGTGGACTACGGCTTCCCCCCGATCCTGCAGCAGTGGGTGATTGGGCAACGGCTGGCACGAGACCAGGAGACCCTGCATTCCCATGGGGTGCGGCGGAATGGGAACAGTGCCTTCCTCTACCTGCTGTCAGCCAGCAATACCTCGCTCAATCCTCAGGAGCTGCAGCGCCAGCGGCAGCTGCGGATGCTGGAAG ATCTGGGCTTCAAGGACCTTACACTGCAGCCACGAGGCCCCCTGGAGCCAGTCCCTGCCAAGCCCGGGGCCCCTCAAGAGCTGGGACGGGGACAGCCAGATGCACCACCAGAGCACCCACCA GTGGGCTGGCAGTGCCCAGGATGCACCTTCATCAATAAGCCCACGAGGCCTGGCTGTGAGATGTGCTGCCGGGCGCGGCCGGAGACCTACCAGGTGCCGCCTTCATACCAGCCTGATGAGGAGGAGCGAGCGCGCCTGGCCAGCGAGGAGGAGGCACTGCGCCAGTACCAGCAG ATGAGGAAGGGGAGGTGCAGAGAGGCCAAGCAACTTACCCAAGGCTGCACAGCTCATGACAGAAGCCCAGAAATGAATCTTGGCATTCTGGCTCCAGAACCTCCACCCTCACTCTACCCCTTACTGCTCTGGCCTGT GGACTGCCTTCAGGGCACCATCCGCAACAGCCGGGAGGCGGAGGTCTCCTGCCCTTTCATCGACAACACCTACTCGTGCCCTGGCAAACTGCTGGAGAGGGAGATCCGGGCG CTTCTGCCCCCTGAGGACTACCAGCGCTTCCTGGACCTGAGCGTCTCCCTCGCGGAGACCCGCAGCGCTTTCAGCTACCACTGCAAGACCCCTGACTGCAAGGGCTGGTGCTTCTTTGAGGACGATGTCAATGAGTTCACCTGCCCCGTGTGCTTCCACGTCAACTGTCTGCTCTGCAAG GCCATCCACGAACACATGAACTGCAAGGAGTATCAGGACGACCTGGCCCTGCGGGCTCAGAATGATGTAGCTGCCCGGCAGACAACTGAGATGCTCAGG GTGATGCTGCAGCAGGGCGAGGCCATGCATTGCCCACAGTGCCGGATCGTGGTGCAGAAGAAGGATGGCTGTGACTGGATCCGCTGCACTGTCTGCCACACTGAGATCTGCTGGGTCACCAAGGGCCCACGCTGGGGCCCTGGG GGCCCAGGGGACACCAGTGGGGGCTGC
- the Rbck1 gene encoding ranBP-type and C3HC4-type zinc finger-containing protein 1 isoform X3, which produces MDEKTKKAEEMALSLARAVAGGDEQAAMKYAIWLAEQRVPLRVQLKREVSPTQDIRLCVNVEDVQMHTVTIWLTVRPDMTVASLKDMVFVDYGFPPILQQWVIGQRLARDQETLHSHGVRRNGNSAFLYLLSASNTSLNPQELQRQRQLRMLEDLGFKDLTLQPRGPLEPVPAKPGAPQELGRGQPDAPPEHPPVGWQCPGCTFINKPTRPGCEMCCRARPETYQVPPSYQPDEEERARLASEEEALRQYQQRKQQQQEGNYLQHVQLDQRSLVLNTEPAECPVCYSVLAPGEAVVLRECLHTFCRDCLQGTIRNSREAEVSCPFIDNTYSCPGKLLEREIRAAIHEHMNCKEYQDDLALRAQNDVAARQTTEMLRVMLQQGEAMHCPQCRIVVQKKDGCDWIRCTVCHTEICWVTKGPRWGPGGPGDTSGGCRCRVNGIPCHPSCQNCH; this is translated from the exons ATGGACGAGAAGACCAAGAAAG CTGAGGAGATGGCCCTCAGCCTCGCAAGGGCAGTGGCCGGCGGGGATGAACAGGCAGCTATGAAGTATGCCATTTGGCTAGCAGAGCAGCGGGTGCCCCTTCGTGTGCAACTGAAGCGGGAGGTCTCCCCGACACAGGACATCAG GCTGTGTGTGAACGTGGAGGATGTCCAGATGCACACCGTCACCATCTGGCTCACAGTGCGCCCAGACATGACTGTGGCCTCCCTCAAGGACATG GTCTTTGTGGACTACGGCTTCCCCCCGATCCTGCAGCAGTGGGTGATTGGGCAACGGCTGGCACGAGACCAGGAGACCCTGCATTCCCATGGGGTGCGGCGGAATGGGAACAGTGCCTTCCTCTACCTGCTGTCAGCCAGCAATACCTCGCTCAATCCTCAGGAGCTGCAGCGCCAGCGGCAGCTGCGGATGCTGGAAG ATCTGGGCTTCAAGGACCTTACACTGCAGCCACGAGGCCCCCTGGAGCCAGTCCCTGCCAAGCCCGGGGCCCCTCAAGAGCTGGGACGGGGACAGCCAGATGCACCACCAGAGCACCCACCA GTGGGCTGGCAGTGCCCAGGATGCACCTTCATCAATAAGCCCACGAGGCCTGGCTGTGAGATGTGCTGCCGGGCGCGGCCGGAGACCTACCAGGTGCCGCCTTCATACCAGCCTGATGAGGAGGAGCGAGCGCGCCTGGCCAGCGAGGAGGAGGCACTGCGCCAGTACCAGCAG cggaagcagcagcagcaggaggggAACTACCTGCAGCATGTCCAGCTGGATCAGAGGAGCCTGGTGCTGAACACGGAGCCCGCTGAGTGCCCCGTGTGCTACTCGGTGTTGGCGCCCGGTGAGGCCGTGGTGCTGCGTGAGTGTCTGCACACCTTCTGCAG GGACTGCCTTCAGGGCACCATCCGCAACAGCCGGGAGGCGGAGGTCTCCTGCCCTTTCATCGACAACACCTACTCGTGCCCTGGCAAACTGCTGGAGAGGGAGATCCGGGCG GCCATCCACGAACACATGAACTGCAAGGAGTATCAGGACGACCTGGCCCTGCGGGCTCAGAATGATGTAGCTGCCCGGCAGACAACTGAGATGCTCAGG GTGATGCTGCAGCAGGGCGAGGCCATGCATTGCCCACAGTGCCGGATCGTGGTGCAGAAGAAGGATGGCTGTGACTGGATCCGCTGCACTGTCTGCCACACTGAGATCTGCTGGGTCACCAAGGGCCCACGCTGGGGCCCTGGG GGCCCAGGGGACACCAGTGGGGGCTGC
- the Rbck1 gene encoding ranBP-type and C3HC4-type zinc finger-containing protein 1 isoform X4 — translation MGCGGMGTVPSSTCCQPAIPRSILRSCSASGSCGCWKIWASRTLHCSHEAPWSQSLPSPGPLKSWDGDSQMHHQSTHQWAGSAQDAPSSISPRGLAVRCAAGRGRRPTRCRLHTSLMRRSERAWPARRRHCASTSRDCLQGTIRNSREAEVSCPFIDNTYSCPGKLLEREIRALLPPEDYQRFLDLSVSLAETRSAFSYHCKTPDCKGWCFFEDDVNEFTCPVCFHVNCLLCKAIHEHMNCKEYQDDLALRAQNDVAARQTTEMLRVMLQQGEAMHCPQCRIVVQKKDGCDWIRCTVCHTEICWVTKGPRWGPGGPGDTSGGCRCRVNGIPCHPSCQNCH, via the exons ATGGGGTGCGGCGGAATGGGAACAGTGCCTTCCTCTACCTGCTGTCAGCCAGCAATACCTCGCTCAATCCTCAGGAGCTGCAGCGCCAGCGGCAGCTGCGGATGCTGGAAG ATCTGGGCTTCAAGGACCTTACACTGCAGCCACGAGGCCCCCTGGAGCCAGTCCCTGCCAAGCCCGGGGCCCCTCAAGAGCTGGGACGGGGACAGCCAGATGCACCACCAGAGCACCCACCA GTGGGCTGGCAGTGCCCAGGATGCACCTTCATCAATAAGCCCACGAGGCCTGGCTGTGAGATGTGCTGCCGGGCGCGGCCGGAGACCTACCAGGTGCCGCCTTCATACCAGCCTGATGAGGAGGAGCGAGCGCGCCTGGCCAGCGAGGAGGAGGCACTGCGCCAGTACCAGCAG GGACTGCCTTCAGGGCACCATCCGCAACAGCCGGGAGGCGGAGGTCTCCTGCCCTTTCATCGACAACACCTACTCGTGCCCTGGCAAACTGCTGGAGAGGGAGATCCGGGCG CTTCTGCCCCCTGAGGACTACCAGCGCTTCCTGGACCTGAGCGTCTCCCTCGCGGAGACCCGCAGCGCTTTCAGCTACCACTGCAAGACCCCTGACTGCAAGGGCTGGTGCTTCTTTGAGGACGATGTCAATGAGTTCACCTGCCCCGTGTGCTTCCACGTCAACTGTCTGCTCTGCAAG GCCATCCACGAACACATGAACTGCAAGGAGTATCAGGACGACCTGGCCCTGCGGGCTCAGAATGATGTAGCTGCCCGGCAGACAACTGAGATGCTCAGG GTGATGCTGCAGCAGGGCGAGGCCATGCATTGCCCACAGTGCCGGATCGTGGTGCAGAAGAAGGATGGCTGTGACTGGATCCGCTGCACTGTCTGCCACACTGAGATCTGCTGGGTCACCAAGGGCCCACGCTGGGGCCCTGGG GGCCCAGGGGACACCAGTGGGGGCTGC
- the Trib3 gene encoding tribbles homolog 3, translating into MRATPLAASVASLTRKKRLELDDDFSVDYPSRKRARRGPQPKPPPCLLPLSPPPAPDCAPAVALASRLGSYILLEPEEGGRAYRALHSPTGTEYTCKVYPACEARAVLEPYAQLPRHDLVARPAEVLLGPQLYAFFARTHGDMHSLVRSRRRVPEPEAAALFRQMAATVAYCHQHGLVLRDLKLRRFVFTDCERTKLVLENLEDACVLTGPDDSLWDKHACPAYVGPEILSSKACYSGKAADVWSLGVALFTMLAGHYPFQDSEPALLFGKIRRGAFALPEGLSAPARCLVQCLLRREPGERLTARGILLHPWLQEELILSAPSQSHCGPADQVVPSGPGLEEAEEEEEMGEGEVGLYG; encoded by the exons ATGCGGGCCACCCCTCTGGCTGCTTCTGTAGCTTCCCTCACCAGGAAGAAGAGGTTGGAGTTGGATGATGACTTCAGTGTGGACTATCCCAGCCGAAAACGAGCTCGACGTGGGCCCCAGCCCAAGCCACCCCCTTGTCTGCTGCCCCTGAGCCCTCCCCCTGCTCCAGACTGTGCCCCTGCTGTGGCCCTTGCTTCTCGGCTGGGATCATATATCCTCCTGGAGCCCGAAGAGGGCGGGCGGGCCTATCGGGCACTGCACAGCCCCACAGGCACAGAATACACCTGCAAG GTGTACCCGGCTTGCGAGGCCCGCGCAGTGCTGGAGCCCTACGCGCAACTGCCCCGCCACGATCTGGTGGCACGGCCTGCTGAGGTCCTTCTGGGTCCCCAGCTCTACGCCTTTTTTGCTCGGACCCACGGAGACATGCACAGCCTGGTGCGCAGCCGCCGCAGGGTCCCAGAGCCCGAGGCCGCGGCACTGTTCCGTCAGATGGCGGCCACGGTGGCGTATTGCCACCAGCACGGTCTAGTCCTGCGCGACCTCAAGCTGCGTCGTTTTGTCTTCACCGACTGTGAGAG GACGAAGCTGGTGCTGGAGAACCTGGAAGATGCCTGTGTACTGACTGGGCCAGATGATTCCTTGTGGGACAAGCACGCGTGCCCGGCCTATGTGGGACCTGAGATCCTCAGCTCCAAGGCGTGCTACTCCGGCAAGGCAGCCGATGTCTGGAGCCTGGGTGTGGCGCTCTTCACCATGCTGGCTGGCCACTACCCCTTCCAGGACTCAGAGCCTGCCCTACTCTTTGGCAAGATCCGCCGAGGGGCCTTTGCCCTGCCTGAGGGCCTGTCGGCTCCTGCTCGATGCCTGGTTCAGTGTCTCCTTCGGAGGGAGCCAGGGGAGCGACTCACAGCCAGAGGCATCCTGCTGCACCCCTGGCTGCAGGAGGAGCTGATCCTCTCAGCCCCATCCCAGTCCCACTGCGGGCCGGCTGACCAGGTGGTCCCCAGTGGGCCGGGACTGGAGGaagctgaggaggaggaggagatgggtgaAGGGGAGGTGGGTCTTTATGGCTAG